CAAGTGAGGAAGGGCAAGGCCCACATAGTGAATgcagagcccacttcctggtttcaTATTTGATGAGTATCATTCCCTCCTGCCACAGATACATCCCCCTCCAGGACAAATGCCGCATGAGTATAAGGTTGGCAGCCTCATGCCACATCCCGGTGAGTCAGAATTAGAAACTCACACATTCCAAAGATGAGCCCATGAAGCAAGCATCACCTTTTTGGGAACATGGTGCAGGCTGCTGGGTAAATGCTAGATATCAGACATTTTCCATCTGTGTTCTCAGACAGTTCAGTGCTCCAGGTGCTGAGAGAGGCCAGGAAAGGACATAATTCTGACTCTTCTTTGCATCGCCTGCTTGCTGCCTACTTTGTACTTGTCCTGCTGCCCCTTATCAGGACAATTGCATCTAATCAGAGCCCAGCTAATGGCTTTGCCAACCTATACTACACAACCTTGTAGGATTGACTGAGGAgctctttcctggagaatgtctAGATATTTTGAGATATATCTGAATATTTCGACAACTATCTAAAACCTAATGTTTTAATCTTATTCTGTATtgacaattaaaataattcaaattaattttgaaCCCTCAAATGCTTTCTTAGGGGTTTTTTACCCTAAAATAGAGTAGGATAAAGAGAAAGGATGTTACCATGAACTTGGGGTTCAATCAAACTCAAGTTAATACCTGTTTCTTCCTGAGCAAGTTGTTAACAGCACTGATTCTcatttttctatctgtaaaacaTGGGCAATTACTATTTCTACTTAACAGTGTTATTTTGGATAGCAAAAAAGGTAATGAAATTGAGAAAGAGTAATGCAGTGCATGGCATGTTATaagttctcaataatttttattgtttttcttgacTATACCAAGAATGGTCTCATTGCTAGACCTTTCTTCCATATAATGCCTTTGGATTATCTAGGTCATCTTTCGCTTTCAAGGCCTAAGACCATGTCTTTCCTTCTTGAGTGGCCAAAGCCTGCAatgatttttctgttctctggaaCCTTGTGGCATACATTGCCTGTTGATGCTTACCAAAGGTTTTCTTGTAGAGGAGCTGTTTCCCCACTTGACATAcaagtttgtcaaaaataaggaTTGTGTCTTCTTTCCCTTTGTGTTCTTAGAGTTGAATGTAATGCCTGCCATATAACAGATACTCAATAATTGTTGATGCTGTTTCAAATCAGCAATAACATGGCAATCATATAACTATTCAATCAACTATTGAATAGTGCTTACAGTAGAGCAAACATCCTTTGAGCACCAGCTTTGGGACAGGCATGCTTTTTGCCAAGGGCATGGTCGAAGATACATTTTCTGGATTTGGGCCTTCAGGAGTTCACAGTTGAGTGTGGTAATTCTCAAATTCTGAACCTTGGGTGcttgtaaaaatgcagattactgAGTCCACCTACACCTTTTGAATCAGAATCTTTATGAATAGACATCTacacatttttacaaattttccAGGTGAATCAAATGTACATTAGAGTTTGAGAACAGTGGGACAGCTGACCTTTTTCATATCATCAGCTGCTCCTAGACAGGACATGTGCATTATTCAGTCAATTGGTCAAATAGCCCATATATCAGCTGCCTACTGAGTACTCTGTTTTCTTGGCTCTGCTTATGACAGCCCTCAAACCCAGGAGGGAAGCCTGAACTTTTGGCTCTCCCTATGCACTTTCATGATGAGGTCATCGTGAGACCACCACCCTGCCGATCTGCTGTGTGTGGCAACTTCTTCTTTCCTCCACCTTGGCACCGAAGTGGACACAAGGAATGGAATATTAATAAAGTCTTCAAAGAAATTTCTCCACACTTTAAATTTGCatggggagaaagaaaactgTGTTTTGGTATAATGAAAGTTGTACTTTCATTGGAGGACAGGAGTTGAATCCCTTTACTTCtgtaggcctcagtttcttcatctgtaaagtacaATGTTCAGTTAGAAGATGACTTCTTTTATACTCATGCTTCTGAAACCATCTCATTCAAACTTCAGGACTGTGCTTTGATTCTGGTGTGTAGACTTATAGGAGTTTCCGTTCCCCTTTGAGGATGGTACTGGCTCTTCAGACTTTGCATATTGAAGAAGCCTTATTGTATAGCTTGTCCTTACATGAAAGCCCTCTGGGacctttgatattttcttttagtatctGGAGAAGGTATGAGGATTTTGATTTTCTTGATATGAAAAAGACCATGTTTGTGCATGTgggtaaaattaatattttctgattgttttctgGTAACCTTTCTTATGAAGCCAGGATTCTTTTGTATTGTTTCTCTGGGCTACAGAGAGCCAGAGGGTTATTTTAGGAATTTCGTTGGACTtcgtttttcattttattaattcctTCATTCTGTAGTCATATATAAAGCTAAAATAGTGTTATATAGACTAAATTAAGAACATGACATGGATCTTATCTCTCATGGGCATCCAAgaataatagctgacatttatcaACTCCTTACAATGTTCCGGGTCAGGTACTGAAAATTTAgatacattatctcattcaatcttcACAACAGCATTCTGGGATATAGattttactatttccattttacagatgaagaaactaaaaatcagCAAGGTAATGCCATTTTCCCAAGAGCACACAGCTAAGTAGTCTTGTAGAGGAGATGAGACATGTATCCAATGGTGGTAGAATGAAAGTCAATagagtgatttaaaaaatttttttacatcagggttcactcttggtatggtacattttatggatttttaaCAAATGAACAATAACATGTACCCACCATTAGAGTATCATGCAGAATAGTGTCAGTACTCAAAATCTTCTGCACTtcacctattcatctctccctcctccctcacccctggCAATTGCTGATCTTTAACTGTGTCTAtagtttgcctttttcagaatgtcacataattggaatcatacagtatatagtcttttcagattgtcttctttcatttggtaatatgcatttaaggtgccaccatgtctttccatggcttgaaaagctcatttccttttagcactgaacaatattccattgtctggatgtatcacagtttatttatccattcagcctACTGAGGATATCTTGATTGCTTTTGCTTGGCAAGTTTTAGCAATAATAAACAAAGCtattataaacatccatgtgaaTAGAGTGGTTTTTAAGTACTCGCTATGGGAGACCAAAAATCAGGGATTTGATTTAGGCTTTGAAGGTGGTGATGTTTTGATGGGTCGACATAGATGGAGGACCATTCTTggtggagagaaaaaaggaagcaagtatttttcaaatgcttaccatgtgccaggcaaaCTCCTCGGTACTTTCACATATGTTAACTTATTTAAGCTTTACAGTCATCTCCTGGAACATTCCAATAATAATATTATGCCTTATTTTCACAGACAGGAAAGCTAAAGCTCAGCAATGGTATACAACATTTCCAAATTCACAAAACTAGAGAAGTCACAATTTGACGTGAATCTGACTCCCAAGCCTATGCCCTCTGTTTTGTCCTACCAGGCTCTAATCAAGGGCAAAgagcttagaggaaatggttGGCTCCAGCATAAGACACAGAAAGGATATGTGTAGTGGTGATGCTTGACAAGGAGGTTGGCGCCAGGTGATGGAAGGCCTTGAATTGGGCACTGTGAGGGTATTTCTGGGCAGTGGGGTAGTCAGAATGAGGCGATCAGGTATGGAGGATGAAGGGAAAAGTCGTAGAAGGGCATGGAGCAAGAGGAAACACCGTCTTATTTCCCAACATTGCCTAGGCTTGGTGGTGTTGATGCtaggaagaaaatatacaaatttctAATACTGGGTGACCttcaggagaaggaaaggaagcccGAATCTGGAGTTGTATTTGCATCTACCTGAAAGAGGAAGTCACATGTGCTTTCCTTGCTGCCTCTCAGCATCTTGGTCTCAGAATGTCCTCTTGGTCATTACTGCCCCTACTTAGTCATCACTGTATTTTAGAACACTAggaaatttcttttatttgcagGAACCTTTTGGAGATTTTGCAAAGTCAGTCAAATAATCAAACCACGAGAACTTTTAAGTCAGAGAGCTTTATGCAAATTTGGGGTGAGGAAgcttcctatttttctcttttattaaaattgaCTTAGAGttgcaacttttaaaatttaaatcatgaaCAGTTAGTGCTGAAAGGGATGTCTGTGATCTTGGaggaatttttaaagatgagaaaactgatgtctagagaaattataaaactttccTAAGATGACACCATACTTGCCTGGCTGGCGTTAGGACCAGGTTGCTGCATGCTGAGCCCTGGGCTCTTTGTGCAACTGCACAGGCTGCTTCTGACTTTAACAAGGTGGCCATTCAGGCTGGGACCAACCTGCCCAGAGAGCAGTGGAGGTATTCATTTACCCAGGGGATTATGGTGATCGTGATTGGGTAATATGCTTTTTGAGAGGCCTTCTTCCAGAACATTGCTTTAAGCATGAAGGATACCAATCCAGCCTCACAAACAGTCCGCAGAGGGGAGAGAGCTGAGGACTGTCAAGTCTTCCCAGGTCAACACCTCTCCACCTGCTCGCTGCTGACTAATATCGCTCCAGGGGCCCAGGCACTGGCAGGGCTCAGAAAGGCTCTCCTTCTTCCTACACGCCTGTTGGTTTAAGCTTGGTGAGGCTTTTGATTTTATGTACAAGGGAAGTAGGAGATTCTTCATCTGCATGGGCAGGCCCCAGTGGAATCTGTTTGACTGCTGCTATGAGTGTGCCAGGAAAGTGGGAAGCAGGGATTCCAGGGAAGCAGGGATTCCGCACCCCAGAGTATGAAAACAAATTCCTCCCCACACCTTTGATCAGGACATCTTGCCAAAAATAGCCTGGTGGGAGGAGCTCTTGTCCTTGGCAGGTGCAGTAGGtggtgggtttttgttgttgttgttgtattctatttccttttttagtaggtaatacaaaatttataaaatataaaaaagtaaaccaTGGAAAGTAAGGGTCCCTCCCACTCCTGTCCTCAGGCTTCCAGTTCCTTTCCCCAGAGGCAACATTATATTCTGTCAGATAAATTCAGTGCCCACACaaacattatcattattttttgacACAAATGGTAATGTACTTTATACATGATTCTGccctttgcttttgcttttttcacttaatatattaatattttggagTTTGCTCCATATTGAACTTCTTCATTCTTTTAACCACCAAATTTCCACAGACGTTTTATTTATtagctttcctttcttcattgttttacttctttcttgcttttgagTACTCACTTGGTTCAGGTTAGATTTTTCACATGGTAAAAGAGTAGGGAAAGACCCAACATTAAAAAATGCAACACGCAGATCTACTCATCTCTGAAGGATTAGAACAGTTTTTATTGCCTGTATGCCCTGAAAATAGGACACTTACTCCTGTTTTCCAGTGAAAAAGCGAGCAGTCAGGAAGCTTTCAGAATTCACTCCCAGTGCATTCTGGGAGTCTGTGGCCATGAAGGATTGATTGGTCACAGCCTTGTCCATGAAGTATCTCTATGACTGAATGGGTTTCTTAAGAAGATGACTGTTAAGTGCTCTGTCATCCAGAATGGGAAATTGGGGATTAGTGAGCGAAAACAATATATACCAAGGAAGAGTTTGGCAAATGAGGACAGATCCTACTTAGATGCTTGCACGAAAGAGAAGAAGACTCCTAACTTACCTTCAGAGATGTTATAGAAAGGCAAGGGGGGCAGGCAGGAAGGCTGGGTCTAATctacatagaaaaaaacaaatctcttATCAAGTCATTCCCTTTACAGGCTACTGCATTTCTGCTTCACAGGATATgaattccatttgttcatttttttcttaaaaatatatactttttcctcCTTTAGGTGCCATCTCAATACCCTCCAATCCAAAGTATCAGAGTACAGTTTACCAGTAAGTATTGTCAAAAGTTTAattgattcatatttttaaaagaatcttctCTCCAGCCTCTTAATTTCTCCCAGAACGCaagatctctctcttttcttaggGAAACATCTAAATCCTGAAATTTATGGAGGCTGCATATTGTTTTCATTAGGGACAAAGAAAgtgtataaagaagaaaaggggagtaATTAGTTACCAAATATGTGCTTGTCACTGTATTACTTCATATTCCTCACTTAATCTTCCCAGGAACCCTTTGAGTAggaattattctcattttttaggTAAGAAAACTAAGGCTTTACTCCTTACAAGTTTGTCTGACTGTAAGACTTGTCATTCCCCAGTAATTCTATTATAGGACGGGATTTTACCTTAATGAGAGTTGGGGGACTTGAAGTCAAGGTGATACTTTACCTGGACAGCAGTATTTGGATCCATGATTAATACTTGAACAACCACCAGTAGTTTCTGTATGGATATTCATTTGTTAAGTCCTCCTGAGCTAAAGGAAAGTATATCTTGCCTTCTAATAAGTAATCCTTACTTTCAATTCAAAGTATTTCCCATGGACTTGATACAAAGCAAGAATTACTGAAATGTGCCCAGCAGTGCACATTTCAGTAAAGTACCTATTCTTTCCTATCTCTGAGGGACATGGGGCAGAGTGGGGAGTTTGAGATGTGGTTGCTTGACCATCCAGGATGATATTGAGGCTACcgtagaaataaaagaaatttggtTTTTTGATTTGCACTTGAAATGGCCCCACACAAAGCTACGAAATCCATCATTCTGTGTCCTCctactcttccttttctttctcctgtggCAACCACTACTCCCAAGGCAGCTTCCAGGAAAAACTAGCAATAAAAAGGTAGAAGGGAGAAGTAGGTCATATTCTTGAGCTCTTCTACCTGCATCTTAATGAGCAGAATCTGAGCCCACGGACATTACTAAGCTTTACTTAGTATCACAGCATTACTAAGCTTAAATGACTGTTGGCAAAGGCCAGTAACACATGCTGTTGGTAGGTCTAGTGCCCAGGGCATgtgaaaaattttcatttcatgatcaagtggagagaggacagagaagagTTAAAAGCAATTGCTTTGCATGGAGGGGGTGTGCAGGACCCAGGCAAGGGGCACTTCCACCACCCTTTGCCCTAGTCTATCCATTGAGCAAGAAAGGAAGCACCGAATTGCCAATCCCTCCTGGTTTTGAAAAATCAGGGAAACCTTGAGGCTCCATTTCCTGCCACAGGTATGTTGTGATAACTGCCAGCTGCTATATTCTCTCTGCTCTTGAACCCCAGCCCCATCTGTAACCCTCTTGGCTACTAGTATTAGCTTTGCCTCATCTATTCCACAGGGAAAGcagattccaaccctcatggagaaaaaacagtattttcttcctttcattcttctcAAAATCTCTCCCTATCTCTTTCTCTTCATGTGTTTCTAGACATATTGGAAGGCTGTTGCCCAACGCTGAGctaaggaatctttttttttttttaccctaccCTCCTTAGAGTGTGAAAATGAGAATGGTTTCATCATCACATCCCCAAACAAGGATGGAACCATGAAGGTGCAAAACAACTCAATCATCATCAACTGTGATGGGTTTTATCTCATCTCCCTGAAGGGCTACTTCTCTCAGGAGCTCAGCCTCAGGCTTCAGTACCGGAAGGGTCGAGAACCCCTCTTCTCCCTGAGCAAGGTCACATCTGTTGACTCTGTCACAGTAGCCAATCTGGCTTTCAAGGACAAAGTCTACCTGAATGTGACCACTCACAGTGCCTCCTGCGAAGACATTCAGGTGAATGGTGGGGAACTGATTCTCATTCATCAAAATCCTGGTGGATTCTGTGTCTACTGAGGACCTGATGGCTGCATCTAAGCCAGGCACCAACATGAATGCCAAACTGGGGGTGGACAGGACACAGATTCTTCCTTGGGAGTGGAGGAGTTATCCCAGCTCAGCCCTCATATATGGCCACTTGAGATGTGACCAGAAGATCACTCCCTTCCCCACTCAGggatatttaaatctttattttatgtaCCAATTAACTTTATGTATTTATCCTTATATCTTCTAAATCACCTAGCCCTCATCCCTCAGGATTGCCTCAAGCCTGTTGGCACCTCCAAGAGAGTGAGAAAAATAGGTGCCTCTTCCTCAGGATGTTGTTTCTATTGATCAGGAAATTATTGTAATACACTTTCATTATTGAAAAAGACACTTGACTACCATGTGCTGGATATTTGACATCTGGTACTGTCAAAATGAAGAAGACCAAGGAGAGGGTTTATGAATCTGCCAAAGGTGGTGGATTGACCCCTGGCAGCCAAAGGTGCCTCTTCAAGATGAAATTGGTTGAAGTTTGCATATTGCCTAAATACCTCTCTCATGTGGCGGAGTTCAAAAGGAAAAGCAACTTGTGAACAGCTGTCAGGACTTGATGAAGATAGCTGGCTAAGGAATACtctgtgcttttttctttc
The sequence above is drawn from the Tursiops truncatus isolate mTurTru1 chromosome 1, mTurTru1.mat.Y, whole genome shotgun sequence genome and encodes:
- the TNFSF4 gene encoding tumor necrosis factor ligand superfamily member 4, translating into MEGVQPLDEHVGNAPGRRFLRNKLLLVSSVIQGLGLLLCLTYICLHFSAQVPSQYPPIQSIRVQFTKCENENGFIITSPNKDGTMKVQNNSIIINCDGFYLISLKGYFSQELSLRLQYRKGREPLFSLSKVTSVDSVTVANLAFKDKVYLNVTTHSASCEDIQVNGGELILIHQNPGGFCVY